A genomic region of Methylobacterium durans contains the following coding sequences:
- a CDS encoding SMP-30/gluconolactonase/LRE family protein, whose product MVLARRDLIARGLTAATAVGLSRSAAAAPAPGTGPGQATTSRGAGAMELALLADAPSTSTGLAISRSGRVFVMMPRFNAKVPITVGEVAPDGSVRPYPSKAANRPDPKNPQASLLHVPNGVFDRDDTLWLLDAGLPEGKGPPVPGGAKLVQLDLAENRIRRVVPLEPGITPSSSLNDLRVDIRDGRAFAYITDQGQGEEGAILAVDLNDGRVVRRLQGHASTKSQKNLVKFVEHRPVMLRPETGPEKPVQGGANGIALSPDGRRLYYAPLIGRRLYAVDTASLLDPNASDAEVAAGVEDLGEKGMTGGLTTDAMDRVYLTLQEQNAVARRHPDGRIEVIASDERLIWADTFWITPDRWLYVTAAQVNRRPEYNGGADLQRPPYAILRVRIDADPAG is encoded by the coding sequence ATGGTCCTTGCCCGACGCGACCTCATCGCGCGCGGCCTCACGGCGGCGACGGCCGTCGGCCTCTCCCGGAGCGCCGCGGCCGCGCCCGCCCCCGGGACGGGGCCCGGACAGGCGACGACGAGCCGGGGCGCCGGCGCGATGGAGCTCGCGCTCCTCGCGGATGCCCCTTCGACGTCGACGGGTCTCGCGATCTCCCGCTCCGGCCGCGTCTTCGTGATGATGCCGCGCTTCAATGCGAAGGTGCCGATCACGGTGGGCGAGGTCGCGCCGGACGGTTCGGTGCGGCCCTATCCGAGCAAGGCCGCGAACCGGCCGGACCCGAAGAATCCGCAGGCGAGCCTGCTACACGTGCCCAACGGCGTGTTCGACCGCGACGACACGCTCTGGCTCCTCGATGCCGGCCTGCCGGAGGGCAAGGGTCCGCCCGTGCCGGGCGGCGCGAAGCTCGTCCAGCTCGATCTCGCGGAGAACCGGATCCGCCGCGTCGTGCCGCTCGAACCCGGGATCACCCCATCCTCCTCGCTCAACGACCTGCGGGTCGACATCCGGGACGGCCGGGCGTTCGCCTACATCACGGACCAGGGCCAGGGGGAGGAGGGGGCGATCCTCGCCGTCGACCTGAACGATGGGCGCGTGGTGCGCCGCCTTCAGGGTCATGCCAGCACCAAGTCCCAGAAGAACCTCGTCAAGTTCGTCGAGCACCGTCCCGTGATGCTGCGCCCCGAGACCGGGCCGGAGAAGCCCGTGCAGGGCGGCGCCAACGGCATCGCGCTCAGCCCCGACGGGCGGCGCCTCTACTACGCGCCCCTGATCGGGCGGCGCCTCTACGCGGTCGACACGGCCTCGCTCCTCGACCCGAACGCCTCCGATGCCGAGGTGGCAGCCGGCGTCGAGGATCTCGGCGAGAAGGGCATGACCGGCGGCCTGACCACCGACGCGATGGACCGCGTCTACCTCACCCTTCAGGAGCAGAACGCGGTCGCCCGCCGCCATCCGGACGGGCGAATCGAGGTGATCGCCTCGGACGAGCGCCTGATCTGGGCCGACACGTTCTGGATCACGCCGGACCGCTGGCTCTACGTCACGGCCGCGCAGGTGAACCGGCGCCCCGAATACAATGGCGGCGCGGATCTGCAGAGACCGCCCTACGCGATTCTGCGCGTGCGGATCGACGCCGACCCCGCGGGGTAG